A stretch of DNA from Penaeus monodon isolate SGIC_2016 chromosome 20, NSTDA_Pmon_1, whole genome shotgun sequence:
NNNNNNNNNNNNNNNNNNNNNNNNNCATATGGGACTGTTGGTAAAGAGTATGTCCTTTGGTTTcggttattgtcattaattttcgATTAGATGTCATTTATATTCTTCCGAATTAAGACACTAGGTACTGTAGATATCTCTTTAAAGGGTGATTGTTTGAGCTGCTCAAGGAATTTGAGGAATNNNNNNNNNNNNNNNNNNNNNNNNNNNNNNNNNGCAtattaggatttttttgtttttttccccatcttcagatttttttccctctccaaatCTGGATTTTCTTTCATCTCTGGATTTTTAGATATACTTTAGAATGACGAATAAATCCtctaatagattattattattatggaaagaGGGTCATTAATTCCTGCCTAGAAATGTATTGTAAAAAGTGTTACGTTTTCCCTTTACGCTTTTGACTATactgaagaaaaaaacttttttttttagaataaaaaaaataatactgtgtTGTaggcataaaaaaaacgaatattgtgttcatataatataataaattaagaaaTTTGACGAATTGAAATATTCcagttggcatttttttttagagGCTGGAATCATCCTAGATTTActggtttgtttatcttttcgtGTAAAAAACAATTTGATATatgcaagaaaaaataattgataatcttACTTATTTCAAGCTAGACACATTTCAGAATCAGTAAGTTTTATTATAATCGTTAATATTAGTATTTCcggattttcgatttttttgtttaGAGTCGAAATGGCATAATCTTATTTACAAGACAATGAAGACCTGTACACTTTTGATAGTTATTATTACGATGGTGATAAATGATATACTTGATTAGTATTCGTCTCTTTGGACACCCTGTGACACAAGCATACAATAATCGCCTTTTATTGCCTTTCCTTTGTAGGTGAGAGAGGCAAACGCAAGGGGTGTGTACCTACCACTCTGGGGTACTCGCGAGGGATTCCAGATGATATCTTACCTCGCAGCTGGACAGGAGAAATGGCTCACCAGCTGCAGTGCTATCAACAAGGCTGACCGTCTCACTGTTGCAGAAGGTGCGTCGCCGTGTGATAATGACTGAGAGTCGGGTTGCAATACGTTATGACATTTCTTCTAAGGTTCTTCGTATCCTGTGTTGAACTTCCTTGGTGTTATTCGTGGGTCAAATGATATGCCATAATctaggaataatgaaaataacctgAGGAAATGTCATTTCTACTTCTAACGTCAAAACAGGTCATCCTCCTACACAATTCACCACAGACTTTATCATACATTTCCCATAAGAAACAATTACAGCATACAGGAGATCTTAGCCACGCGCTGTTCACCGTCTATTACAGGTTACATGAATTCCCGTATCTTCGCGCAAATGCCAGACAACGTTATCGGCTATCTTACGGTCAGCAACACGACTGTCAATTTCCACAGGAAGTGTATGACGCCCGAGGTAAAGCTTCCGTCTTGCGAGTCTGTGGTTCTGTTTCCTTTAATACTGTTTGATTAATCAGATTgtttatttcagttttatattgTCATACTGAATAGTTTTTTGNNNNNNNNNNNNNNNNNNNNNNNNNNNNNNNNNNNNNNNNNNNNNNNNNNNNNNNNNNNNNNNNNNNNNNNNNNNNNNNNNNNNNNNNNNNNNNNNNNNNNNNNNNNNNNNNNNNNNNNNNNNNNNNNNNNNNNNNNNNNNNNNNNNNNNNNNNNNNNNNNNNNNNNNNNNNNNNNNNNNNNNNNNNNNNNNNNNNNNNNNNNNNNNNNNNNNNNNNNNNNNNNNNNNNNNNNNNNNNNNNNNNNNNNNNNNNNNNNNNNNNNNNNNNNNNNNNNNNNNNNNNNNNNNNNNNNNNNNNNNNNNNNNNNNNNNNNNNNNNNNNNNNNNNNNNNNNNNNNNNNNNNNNNNNNNNNNNNNNNNNNNNNNNNNNNNNNNNNNNNNNNNNNNNNNNNNNNNNNNNNNNNNNNNNNNNNNNNNNNNNNNNNNNNNNNNNNNNNNNNNNNNNNNNNNNNNNNNNNNNNNNNNNNNNNNNNNNNNNNNNNNNNNNNNNNNNNNNNNNNNNNNNNNNNNNNNNNNNNNNNNNNNNNNNNNNNNNNNNNNNNNNNNNNNNNNNNNNNNNNNNNNNNNNNNNNNNNNNNNNNNNNNNNNNNNNNNNNNNNNNNNNNNNNNATGGGACNNNNNNNNNNNNNNNNNNNNNNNNNNNNNNNNNNNNNNNNNNNNNNNNNNNNNNNNNNNNNNNNNNNNNNNNNNNNNNNNNNNNNNNNNNNNNNNNNNNNNNNNNNNNNNNNNNNNNNNNNNNNNNNNNNNNNNNNNNNNNNNNNNNNNNNNNNNNNNNNNNNNNNNNNNNNNNNNNNNNNNNNNNNNNNNNNNNNNNNNNNNNNNNNNNNNNNNNNNNNNNNNNNNNNNNNNNNNNNNNNNNNNNNNNNNNNNNNNNNNNNNNNNNNNNNNNNNNNNNNNNNNNNNNNNNNNNNNNNNNNNNNNNNNNNNNNNNNNNNNNNNNNNNNNNNNNNNNNNNNNNNNNNNNNNNNNNNNNNNNNNNNNNNNNNNNNNNNNNNNNNNNNNNNNNNNNNNNNNNNNNNNNNNNNNNNNNNNNNNNNNNNNNNNNNNNNNNNNNNNNNNNNNNNNNNNNNNNNNNNNNNNNNNNNNNNNNNNNNNNNNNNNNNNNNNNNNNNNNNNNNNNNNNNNNNNNNNNNNNNNNNNNNNNNNNNNNAACAAAACCAAAATGTGTGGGTTCACGCATTTTCTAGCAACATATCATTATATAGAAAGAAACAgaacgaaggaaagggaaaattatatttaaaaaaaatcaaagcagaaTAAAAAAGGCGTGTGTTGCATTGTCACACGAAACgacaacccgaaaaaaaaaaaaaaNNNNNNNNNNNNNNNNNNNNNNNNNNNNNNNNNNNNNNNNNNNNNNNNNNNNNNNNNNNNNNNNNNNNNNNNNNNNNNNNNNNNNNNNNNNNNNNNNNNNNNNNNNNNNNNNNNNNNNNNNNNNNNNNNNNNNNNNNNNNNNNNNNNNNNNNNNNNNNNNNNNNNNNNNNNNNNNNNNNNNNNNNNNNNNNNNNNNNNNNNNNNNNNNNNNNNNNNNNNNNNNNNNNNNNNNNNNNNNNNNNNNNNNNNNNNNNNNNNNNNNNNNNNNNNNNNNNNNNNNNNNNNNNNNNNNNNNNNNNNNNNNNNNNNNNNNNNNNNNNNNNNNNNNNNNNNNNNNNNNNNNNNNNNNNNNNNNNNNNNNNNNNNNNNNNNNNNNNNNNNNNNNNNNNNNNNNNNNNNNNNNNNNNNNNNNNNNNNNNNNNNNNNNNNNNCCNNNNNNNNNNNNNNNNNNNNNNNNNNNNNNNNNNNNNNNNNNNNNNNNNNNNNNNNNNNNNNNNNNNNNNNNNNNNNNNNNNNNNNNNNNNNNNNNNNNNNNNNNCACATCAATGGTNNNNNNNNNNNNNNNNNNNNNNNNNNNNNNNNNNNNNNNNNNNNNNNNNNNNNNNNNNNNNNNNNNNNNNNNNNNNNNNNNNNNNNNNNNNNNNNNNNNNGAAACTGTTGTTTTTTCTCCTGTCTNNNNNNNNNNNNNNNNNNNNNNNNNNNNNNNNNNNNNNNNNNNNNNNNNNNCNNNNNNNNNNNNNNNNNNNNNNNNNNNNNNNNNNNNNNNNNNNNNNNNNNNNNNNNNNNNNNNNNNNNNNNNNNNNNNNNNNNNNNNNNNNNNNNNNNNNNNNNNNNNNNNNNNNNNNNNNNNNNNNNNNNNNNNNNNNNNNNNNNNNNNNNNNNNNNNNNNNNNNNNNNNNNNNNNNNNNNNNNNNNNNNNNNNNNNNNNNNNNNNNNNNNNNNNNNNNNNNNNNNNNNNNNNNNNNNNNNNNNNNNNNNNNNNNNNNNNNNNNNNNNNNNNNNNNNNNNNNNNNNNNNTCTTCGCCTCAGAACTTCACCCTCTCTGGCCTCGCCGACGAGTTCAAGCTCCTGGCCACCAGCTTCGACTTCGACGGCCTCGAGTACGTGGCGCTGATGGACACGTCGCCCTCCTCTCTTCGGCTCGCATTTCACCCGAGAAGAACCATTCGAGTGGAAGGACGACGAGATACATAGCGCCATTCCCCACACGCCCCAGGCTGTGGGCGTCGGACAGTACTTCGCCAATTTCTTTGCTAATCAAGGTATGTGGGTGTCACGCccacactgaccctccctccctcacgcccacactgaccctccctccctcacgcctacactgaccctccctccctcacgcccacactgaccctccctccctcacgcccacactgaccctccctccctcacgcccacactgaccctccctccctcacgcccacactgaccctccctccctcacgcccacactgaccctccctccctcacgcccacactgaccctccctccctcacgcccacactgaccctccctccctcacgcccacactgaccctccctccctcacgcccacactgaccctccctccctcacgcccacactgaccctccctccctcacgcccacactgaccctccctccctcacgcccacactgaccctccctccctcacgcccacactgaccctccctccctcacgcccacactgaccctccctccctcacgcccacactgaccctccctccctcacgcccacactgaccctccctccctcacgcccaaactgaccctccctccctcacgcccacactgaccctccctccctcacgcccacactgaccctccctccctcacgcccacactgaccctccctccctcacgcccacactgaccctccctccctcacgcccacactgaccctccctccctcacgcccacactgaccctccctccctcacgcccacactgaccctccctccctcacgcccacactgaccctccctccctcacgcccacaatgaccctccctccctcacgcccacactgaccctccctccctcacgcccacactgaccctccctccctcacgcccaaactgaccctccctccctcaggcccacactgaccctccctccctcacgcccacactgaccctccctccttcaggcccacactgaccctccctccttcaggcccacactgaccctccctccttcaggcccacactgaccctccctccctcacgcccacactgaccctccctccctcacgcccacactgaccctccctccctcacgcccacactgaccctccctccctcacgcccacactgaccctccctccctcacgcccacactgaccctccctccctcacgcccacactgaccctccctccTTCAGGCCCACATtgatcctccctccctcacgcccacactgaccctccctccctcacgcccacactgaccctccctccctcacgcccacactgacctccctccctccctcactcacgcccacactgacctccctccctcacgcccccactcacttccctccctccctcacgcccccactcaccttcctccctccctcgccagcTCGCCAGAACAGCCAGAAGTTCCCGACCGAAGAGGAGGAAACGGCGGCCCTCATCTACAACCACCAGCCTTTCTTTACCCAAGGAACCTCCGGCTTCGTCCAGGCCTATCTCTTCCGCTGATCGTCCGGAAAATGAGTCTAAATCGGCGAAAAGCAAGGACAACTCTGCGTCGCACTGAGTAGGCAAttgtttgtaataaatttttagcAATGGATGATTTTCATACTTATTCTTGCCTTCATAAAACGGTGTGNNNNNNNNNNNNNNNNNNNNNNNNNNNNNNNNNNNNNNNNNNNNNNNNNNNNNNNNNN
This window harbors:
- the LOC119586072 gene encoding gamma-glutamyl hydrolase-like (The sequence of the model RefSeq protein was modified relative to this genomic sequence to represent the inferred CDS: added 94 bases not found in genome assembly); translated protein: MAGKALLSVGLLAGALCCVQGQFDYTMRPIIGILSQHPPDNILEGLEDKNYTSYIAASYVKHFESAGARVVPILINQDDAYYENLANHLNGFMFPGGANSITNSSGYGAAGAKIYQLVREANARGVYLPLWGTREGFQMISYLAAGQEKWLTSCSAINKADRLTVAEGYMNSRIFAQMPDNVIGYLTVSNTTVNFHRKCMTPENFTLSGLADEFKLLATSFDFDGLEYVALMDTSPSSLRLAFHPRRTIRVEGRRDT